The Arthrobacter burdickii genomic interval TCCGGACTCCCAGCAGGTCCGTGTATCCCTCGGAGTGGCCGAGGAGTTCCTTCGAGTCGGGGTCGTAACTCGCCAGCTGGTACGCCGCGACCTCGCCCTTCGCCGGGTCGACGAGCGCCAGGCTCCAGTCCGGCCGGAACTCGGGGTGGCTGACGGTGAACTGCCACGACTCCTGGTCACGGGGTTCGCTGCCCCAGTGGTCCTGGAAGGCGTCGTTGTGCGCGAGCCGGACGAGTTCGGCGATGTTCCGGCCTGCGCCTTCCGCGAAGCTCACGAGTTCCAGTTCCGCAGGGAACGGCAGGTCGGGGATCGGCTGGTCGAGCGGCCTGGTCATCTCGGTGAAGTACCGGACGATCGTGCTGCCGCTCGCCCGGAGCAGTGCCAGGTGCGAGCTGTTGCGTTCCTCGACGTAGTTCCGGAAGACTCCCGTCGCCTGGCCCGTCTCCCGCAGGCGCATGCCGGCGCGCCAGGTCTGCCAGGCGAGGACGGCCCGGCCGACGCCACGGCCTCGCCACGCCGGGTCGACACCGCCGGCTCCATGCACGAGCGAGGAGCCGGGGTTCATGGAGAGACGCCCGAAGGCCCGTGGCACGCCGTCACCGTCGAAGCCGGCGATGGTGTCGCGGCGGGGGTCGTTTTTCGACGCCCTCAGGGCCTGCTCGAGGTCGGCTCGCTGCTCCACCCAGTCCGGCTCGTCCACCGCGGCGATGCGCCGGATCAGCGCCAGCCAGGATTCGATGTCCGCGTAACCCAGCGGCCGCCACTGCAGGATCTCGGGAAGGGCTGGCGCCGCGGGCGGCTGCATGCCGGCGTCGGCGTCCTGTCCGGGGATCTCGCGCGTACTCATGACGCCAGCGTAGGGCAGGGCGGGCGCAGGGGCGTGAATCCGTCCGCGGGTCGGACGGCGTGCCCTCAGGGCCGCTGCACTGCTTCGATCGGCAGGGACGCGGAAGTCCGGGCACCCAGCGCCACCACCTCGTCGCACAGAGCCGCCTCGTTGCGGTCGTGGGTCACGAGGAGGACCGCCGTGCCGGGGAGTCCACTCCGGAGGTCGGCCAGCAGCGAGCGGGCGCCGTCGGCATCGAGGTGGGCCGTCGGCTCATCGAGGAGGACGACGCCGGACCGGGTCAGCAGGGCCCGAGCCACCGCGAGCCGCTGGCGCTGGCCGCCGGACAGACGCGAGCCGCCTGCTCCCGCCTGTGCGTCCAGCCCCTCCGCGAGGCCCGCCACCATGTCCGCCAGCCCGACGGCGCGGATCGCCGCGTGCAGTTCCTCGTCCGTCGCAGGGTTCCCGGACGGGCGCGCGAGCTGCAGGTTCGAGCGCAGGCTGGAATTGAAGAGATGGCTTTCCTGGGGGCACCAGGCGATGCGCGGCGCCTCGCCGGGGGTGGCAGGCTGTCCGTCCACGACGAGCCTGCCGCTGTCAAGCGGAAGGAACCCCAGCAGGGCCCCGATCAGGGTCGACTTGCCACTGCCCGAGGGTCCGGTGAGTCCGGTCCAGCGTCCTGGGCGGAGTTCGAGGGCGACGTCGCTCACCACGGGGCGGCCCGGCTCGTAGCCGACGCTGGCGTCCTCGAGGGAGACCGTCCGCACCGGCGGTGCGGTGTGCGCCGCACCACTCCTGCCGCCCGCCTGCCCGCCCGCCTGCCCGTCGTCGGACGCGCCGAGCCAGGGCGTGATGCGACGGGCCACGGCCGACAGCGGACCCCAGTGCTGGACAGCCGACGTCCCCGCGACGAACGGTTCGATCAGGGCGAGCTGCATGAGCACCAGCACGGCCGTGAGATCGGCGGGCAGGCCCGTGGCACCGAGAAGGATCCCGAGCGACGCGGCGCAGCAGACAGCGACGATGACCGCGGTCGAGGCGCCGGCAGCGGCCGCCGAACGGCGGGAAGCCGCTGCGGCGCGGCCGTCCAGGCGCCGCGTCGCGTCGAGTGCTGTGCGGTGGGCGCCGTTCACCCTCAGGTCGGGCGCTGCCCTCAGGAGGCTGGTGACCCGTTCGAGGGCCTCCGCGCGCACCTGCACGCCGGCAGCCCCGGCGGCCTGCTCACGCGCCACGGCCAAAGCCGGGGCCAGCACGAGCGCACCGCCGACGGACACGAGCTGCCATCCGAGGGACGCGGGGTGCAGCACGGCGGTGGTGGCCAGCGCCGCCACTCCCGTGAGGACGGCCGTGACGACCGGCAGGACGGCGCGTGACGACAGGTCGCGCAGTTCGTCGACATCTCCGACGAGCCGCTCGATCCCGCCGGATCCGCGGGCGATCGTGCGCCAGGAGCGGCCAGCCTGGAGGAGCCCGGTCCAGAGCCTCAGCCGGGTGTCGTCGGCCCGGGAGAACACGGCCCGATGCAGCCAGAGGCGCTCCTCGTACCGCAGGAGGGAACGCCCGATGCCGAAGAAGCGCACCCCGACGATGGCGGTGAGGAGGTACAGGATCGGCGGCTGCTCGGCGGCCCGGACGATCAGCCACCCGCTCAGTGCGGTGAGCGCGACGGCGAACACCGAGGCACCGAGGCCCAGGGCGGCCGCCGCGAGGAATCGCCGGTCCCAGGGTCGGACGAGGGCCAGCACCTCCCTGGCCGAGCAGAGCCATGAGGTCGTGTCGCGGGAGCGCCGGTGCGGCGCGGGCTGGTCGGGCGACACCGGCTGTGCCGCGACGATGGACGGGGAAGCCTGCGGGGCAGGAAGGCGCGGGGCCGCCTGTCCGGCGGAACCGTTCCCAAGGCGGATCTCGGCGGACGCGACGCCCGCCGTCCCGTCGTCGTGCGCGATCAGGAGGACGGTGAGGCCGGGCCGGCGCGAGAGGATGGCCTCGCGGATGGCACGGGATGCCTCGGCGTCCACGTGCGCCGTCGGCTCGTCCATCAGCAGGAGCCGGACCGACGGGTCCTGGGCGCTGAGCAGTGCGCGCGCGACGGCGACCCGCCGCAACTCACCAGGGCTCAACTCCGCGCTGCGCCGGAATGCTAGGGCCGCACCGCCGACGGCGGCCAGGTGTTCCTCGATGGCCGGGGAATCCGCGGGCAGCCCGCCGTACAGGGCGAGCTCGTCGCGGACCGTCCCCATCAGGAGCTGCGGGTGCTGCGGGACCCAGGCGATGCCGTCATCGAGCCCGGTGACGCGTCCCTCCAGTCGGAGCCCTGCCGGGACGGCCGCTCCCCCGGCGAGCGCCCGCACGAGGGTGGACTTGCCGGAGCCGCTCGGGCCCCGGAGGGCGGTGACGGAGCCGGGTTCGAGCACGAAGGAGACGTCCTCGAAGACGGGCGCGAGCACGCCGTCGTAGCGGGCCGAGAGCCGCTCGATGCGGATGCTGCCCGGGACGGCCGGGAGCTGTTCAGCGGGGAGTGCCGCCGGGCGGGCAGGGGCGTCGATGACGGCGTGGACCCGGGCGCCGGCCTCCTCGCCGTCCTCGCTGGCGTGGTGGGCGGCGCCGACGTCGCGCAGAGGCCCATAGCACTCGGGTGCCAGGATCAGCGCGACAAGAGCCGTCTCCAGGCCGAGATCCCCGTGGATGAGGCGCACGCCCGCGAACACCGCGACGACGGCGACCGAGATCGTGCTGATGAGTTCGAGCGCGAGCGAGGAGAGGAAGACCGTGCGGAGCGTCGTCATCGTGCGCGATGTGTAGGTGCCGGCGATGTCGCGCAGTGCGCGAGTCTGCTCGGCGGCGCGGCCCAGTCCCACGAGGACGGGCAGACCCTTCGCGAGTTCGAGCAGGTGGTCGGACAGGCGCCCCAGGGCGGCTGCGGCCTCCTGCGTGCGTTCCTGGGTGTGCAGGCCGATCAGTGCCATGAAGACGGGCACGAGTGGCACCGTGAGGACGATGATGAGGGCGCTGATCCAGTCGGCTGCCAGGATCCGCGCACCGACGAGGAGCGGGACCACCGCGCAGGTGATGAGCGCAGGGAGGTACTGCGTGTAGTACTTGTCGAGGCCGTCGATCCCCCGGGTGAGGAGCACGGCGAGGGAACCCTGCCCGCTGCCGGCCGGCGCTGCCTGCGTGGTGCCGCCGTCATCGAGCACACGGAGCAGGGCGGCCTCGCGCAGCCGCTCCTTGACTCCGAGCGCGAGGCGGGCGGCGGTGGCGTCCTGGCCCCACGCCGCGACGGTCCGCAACGCGGCACCGAGGACTCCCTGCAGCAGGACGGCGCGGACGTCCAGGGTTCCGGCGGCGACGGACGCGATCCCGAGCGCGAGGGCCTGGGCCAGGAGCACCAGCCCTCCGGCCCGGGCGGCGGCGAGGACTCCGAGAAGGTAGACCGCCGACGCCGAACCAGCGGCTCCCGCCGGCCCCCCGGACCTCAGCACGGCCATCGGCGACACCCGGCGGGCCTCCGGTCGGGCCTCCTGTCCGGCCTCCTGTCCGGCCTCGTGTCCGCTGGTCCCGGCGCCTGGTCCGCTGGTCCCGGCGACGGCCTGAATGGGGCTCGGGAGGTCGGGCACGGGCGTCCTGGTGGCTCCGCTCACAGGGCTGTCACGGGGTGCGCCGCGGGAATGCTCGCCTCGGAGACACGCTGCCGGAAGACCCAGTACGTCCAGGCCTGGTAGGCAAGGACGAGCGGAACCCCGAAGCACGCGACCACGCTCATCAGACCGAGCGTATAGGGCGAGGAGGATGCGTTCTGCACCGTCAGGTCGAATGCCGGGTCGAGGGTCGAGGGCAGGACCACGGGGAACACCGCACCGAAGATCGATCCCACGAGCGCGAGCATCCCGACTCCCAGAGCGGCGAACGCGCGCCCGTCGCGGCCCGCGACGGAGGAGCGGTAGGCGGCTGCCAGGGATCCGACGGCGAGCACGACGACGAGCCAGGTCACCGCCGACCCGGTGTCGAGCTGGACGAGGAGCGCCCACCCCAGGAACGGGATCATCGCGACCGGCAGCAGGCGGCGGAACAGGCGGTCCGCCTGCACCCGTACTCCCCCCTCGGTCTTGAGCGCGACGAAGGCCGCAGCATGGACGAGGCAGAACAGGACGACGCCGGCCGCTCCGAGGAGCGCGGAGCCGGTGGCCCAGGCGAAGGTTCCGCCCACGCGGTTGCCGTCGGCGTCGAGCGGCAGTCCCGTCGTCGTCAGCGCGAGGGCCGCACCGATGCCCGCGGCAGCCGTGAAGGAGCCGAGGGCGATCGCCCAGTCCCAGCGGTCGCGCCAGGCGTCGCTGTCCCGCTTGCCGCGGTATTCGAAGGCGACAGCCCGGAAGATCAGGCCGAGGA includes:
- a CDS encoding GNAT family N-acetyltransferase, translated to MSTREIPGQDADAGMQPPAAPALPEILQWRPLGYADIESWLALIRRIAAVDEPDWVEQRADLEQALRASKNDPRRDTIAGFDGDGVPRAFGRLSMNPGSSLVHGAGGVDPAWRGRGVGRAVLAWQTWRAGMRLRETGQATGVFRNYVEERNSSHLALLRASGSTIVRYFTEMTRPLDQPIPDLPFPAELELVSFAEGAGRNIAELVRLAHNDAFQDHWGSEPRDQESWQFTVSHPEFRPDWSLALVDPAKGEVAAYQLASYDPDSKELLGHSEGYTDLLGVRRAWRGRGLAPALLAEAMRRYRAAGMDNAGLGVDTENPSGALGLYERMGYVPTQRSIVFDLPLPG
- the cydD gene encoding thiol reductant ABC exporter subunit CydD; protein product: MPDLPSPIQAVAGTSGPGAGTSGHEAGQEAGQEARPEARRVSPMAVLRSGGPAGAAGSASAVYLLGVLAAARAGGLVLLAQALALGIASVAAGTLDVRAVLLQGVLGAALRTVAAWGQDATAARLALGVKERLREAALLRVLDDGGTTQAAPAGSGQGSLAVLLTRGIDGLDKYYTQYLPALITCAVVPLLVGARILAADWISALIIVLTVPLVPVFMALIGLHTQERTQEAAAALGRLSDHLLELAKGLPVLVGLGRAAEQTRALRDIAGTYTSRTMTTLRTVFLSSLALELISTISVAVVAVFAGVRLIHGDLGLETALVALILAPECYGPLRDVGAAHHASEDGEEAGARVHAVIDAPARPAALPAEQLPAVPGSIRIERLSARYDGVLAPVFEDVSFVLEPGSVTALRGPSGSGKSTLVRALAGGAAVPAGLRLEGRVTGLDDGIAWVPQHPQLLMGTVRDELALYGGLPADSPAIEEHLAAVGGAALAFRRSAELSPGELRRVAVARALLSAQDPSVRLLLMDEPTAHVDAEASRAIREAILSRRPGLTVLLIAHDDGTAGVASAEIRLGNGSAGQAAPRLPAPQASPSIVAAQPVSPDQPAPHRRSRDTTSWLCSAREVLALVRPWDRRFLAAAALGLGASVFAVALTALSGWLIVRAAEQPPILYLLTAIVGVRFFGIGRSLLRYEERLWLHRAVFSRADDTRLRLWTGLLQAGRSWRTIARGSGGIERLVGDVDELRDLSSRAVLPVVTAVLTGVAALATTAVLHPASLGWQLVSVGGALVLAPALAVAREQAAGAAGVQVRAEALERVTSLLRAAPDLRVNGAHRTALDATRRLDGRAAAASRRSAAAAGASTAVIVAVCCAASLGILLGATGLPADLTAVLVLMQLALIEPFVAGTSAVQHWGPLSAVARRITPWLGASDDGQAGGQAGGRSGAAHTAPPVRTVSLEDASVGYEPGRPVVSDVALELRPGRWTGLTGPSGSGKSTLIGALLGFLPLDSGRLVVDGQPATPGEAPRIAWCPQESHLFNSSLRSNLQLARPSGNPATDEELHAAIRAVGLADMVAGLAEGLDAQAGAGGSRLSGGQRQRLAVARALLTRSGVVLLDEPTAHLDADGARSLLADLRSGLPGTAVLLVTHDRNEAALCDEVVALGARTSASLPIEAVQRP
- the cydB gene encoding cytochrome d ubiquinol oxidase subunit II, whose amino-acid sequence is MTEALPTVWFVLIAVLWAGYLFLEGFDLGVGMLMKLMARNDTQRRVLLNTVGPVWDGNEVWLVTAIGAMFAAFPHWYASLLSALYLPFLLVLLGLIFRAVAFEYRGKRDSDAWRDRWDWAIALGSFTAAAGIGAALALTTTGLPLDADGNRVGGTFAWATGSALLGAAGVVLFCLVHAAAFVALKTEGGVRVQADRLFRRLLPVAMIPFLGWALLVQLDTGSAVTWLVVVLAVGSLAAAYRSSVAGRDGRAFAALGVGMLALVGSIFGAVFPVVLPSTLDPAFDLTVQNASSSPYTLGLMSVVACFGVPLVLAYQAWTYWVFRQRVSEASIPAAHPVTAL